The proteins below are encoded in one region of Bacillus vallismortis:
- the ilvD gene encoding dihydroxy-acid dehydratase: MAELRSNMITQGIDRAPHRSLLRAAGVKEEDFGKPFIAVCNSYIDIVPGHVHLQEFGKIVKEAIREAGGVPFEFNTIGVDDGIAMGHIGMRYSLPSREIIADSVETVVSAHWFDGMVCIPNCDKITPGMLMAAMRINIPTIFVSGGPMAAGRTSDGRKISLSSVFEGVGAYQAGKINENELQELEQFGCPTCGSCSGMFTANSMNCLSEALGLALPGNGTILATAPERKEFVRKSAAQLMETIRKDIKPRDIVTVKAIDNAFALDMALGGSTNTVLHTLALANEAGVDYSLERINEVAERVPHLSKLAPASDVYIEDLHEAGGVSAALNELSKKEGALHLDALTVTGKTLGETIAGHEVKDYDVIHPLDQPFTEKGGLAVLFGNLAPDGAIIKTGGVQNGITRHEGPAVVFDSQDEALDGIINRKVKEGDVVIIRYEGPKGGPGMPEMLAPTSQIVGMGLGPKVALITDGRFSGASRGLSIGHVSPEAAEGGPLAFVENGDHVIVDIEKRILDVQVPEEEWEKRKANWKGFEPKVKTGYLARYSKLVTSANTGGIMKI, from the coding sequence ATGGCAGAATTACGCAGTAACATGATCACACAAGGAATCGATAGAGCTCCGCACCGCAGTTTGCTTCGTGCAGCAGGGGTAAAAGAAGAGGATTTTGGCAAACCGTTTATTGCGGTTTGTAATTCATACATTGATATCGTACCCGGTCATGTTCACTTGCAGGAGTTTGGGAAAATCGTAAAAGAAGCAATCAGAGAAGCTGGAGGCGTGCCGTTTGAGTTTAATACAATCGGAGTAGATGACGGCATCGCGATGGGGCATATCGGTATGAGGTATTCGCTGCCGAGCCGCGAAATTATCGCGGACTCTGTGGAAACGGTTGTATCCGCACACTGGTTTGACGGTATGGTTTGTATTCCGAACTGTGACAAAATCACGCCGGGAATGCTTATGGCAGCTATGCGGATCAACATTCCAACGATTTTTGTCAGCGGAGGGCCGATGGCGGCAGGAAGAACAAGTGATGGGCGGAAAATTTCCCTTTCCTCAGTATTTGAGGGGGTAGGCGCTTATCAAGCAGGAAAAATCAACGAGAACGAACTTCAAGAATTAGAGCAGTTCGGATGCCCAACGTGCGGATCTTGCTCAGGCATGTTTACGGCGAACTCAATGAATTGCCTGTCTGAAGCGCTTGGTCTTGCTTTGCCGGGTAACGGAACCATTCTCGCGACAGCACCGGAACGCAAAGAGTTTGTCAGAAAATCGGCTGCGCAATTAATGGAAACCATTCGCAAAGACATTAAACCGCGTGATATTGTGACAGTAAAGGCGATTGATAACGCGTTTGCGCTCGATATGGCGCTCGGCGGTTCAACAAATACCGTTCTTCATACGCTTGCTCTCGCAAACGAAGCCGGCGTTGACTATTCTTTAGAACGCATTAACGAAGTCGCTGAGCGAGTGCCGCACTTGTCCAAGCTGGCGCCTGCATCAGATGTGTATATTGAAGATCTTCACGAAGCCGGAGGTGTGAGCGCGGCGTTGAATGAGCTTTCCAAGAAAGAAGGGGCACTTCATTTAGACGCACTCACTGTTACAGGAAAAACACTCGGAGAAACCATTGCCGGACATGAAGTGAAGGATTATGACGTGATCCATCCGCTGGATCAACCATTCACTGAAAAGGGAGGGCTCGCAGTTTTATTCGGCAATCTGGCTCCGGATGGGGCTATCATTAAAACAGGCGGCGTTCAGAACGGAATTACGAGACACGAAGGACCGGCTGTCGTATTTGATTCTCAGGATGAGGCGCTTGACGGCATTATCAACCGGAAAGTAAAAGAAGGCGACGTGGTCATTATCCGTTACGAAGGGCCAAAAGGCGGACCTGGTATGCCAGAGATGCTTGCACCTACATCTCAGATCGTTGGAATGGGACTCGGGCCAAAGGTGGCATTGATTACGGACGGACGTTTTTCCGGAGCATCTCGAGGCCTATCAATCGGCCACGTATCACCAGAGGCGGCAGAGGGAGGACCGCTTGCTTTCGTGGAAAACGGAGACCATGTCATCGTTGATATTGAAAAACGCATCTTGGATGTTCAAGTGCCGGAGGAAGAATGGGAAAAAAGGAAAGCGAACTGGAAAGGTTTTGAACCGAAGGTGAAAACCGGCTACTTGGCCCGTTATTCCAAACTTGTGACAAGTGCCAACACCGGCGGTATCATGAAAATCTAG
- the brxA gene encoding bacilliredoxin BrxA, translating into MSMAYEEYMRQLVVPMRRELTGAGFEELTTAEEVENFMEKAEGTTLVVVNSVCGCAAGLARPAATQAVLQHDKKPDNTVTVFAGQDKEATAKMREYFTGQEPSSPSMALLKGKEVVHFIPRHEIEGHDMEEIMKNLTAAFDAHC; encoded by the coding sequence ATGTCAATGGCTTATGAAGAATATATGCGACAGCTTGTTGTACCGATGCGCCGCGAGCTGACTGGAGCAGGTTTTGAAGAATTAACAACAGCGGAAGAAGTAGAAAACTTTATGGAAAAGGCTGAGGGCACGACTCTTGTTGTCGTTAACTCTGTGTGCGGCTGCGCGGCAGGCCTTGCGCGTCCTGCGGCAACACAGGCAGTCCTCCAGCATGACAAAAAGCCTGACAATACAGTGACTGTATTTGCGGGCCAGGATAAAGAAGCTACTGCAAAAATGCGTGAGTATTTTACTGGACAGGAGCCTTCTTCACCATCAATGGCTCTATTGAAAGGCAAGGAAGTCGTACATTTTATTCCGCGTCATGAAATTGAAGGTCATGATATGGAAGAGATTATGAAAAATTTGACCGCTGCCTTTGATGCACACTGCTAA
- a CDS encoding class I SAM-dependent methyltransferase: MITTSYRPTEDTVRTAKLLAKELVMPYCSRNKQTVENLLESAARDLLVVGKERFELYTKQGAKFFFHPNTAMFRAKRFLRGEREPMLRAADLSEGDTFLDCTLGLGSDAIIASMAVGETGSVIGIEKNHLVSVLVRTGLQAWETDIVELQAAMSRIQVKNGDCHEYIKQLPDNSVDVIYFDPMFHEPVETSDGIAPLRDLAEDSLLDEGWIKEAVRVSRKRVVLKDHWKSPRFEQFGFNVIKRKTALFHYGVIQAASKTSP; this comes from the coding sequence ATGATAACAACAAGTTATAGACCGACTGAAGACACCGTTAGAACCGCAAAGCTGCTTGCTAAAGAGCTTGTAATGCCATATTGCAGCCGAAATAAACAAACGGTTGAAAACCTGTTGGAGTCAGCTGCACGTGATTTGCTTGTGGTCGGCAAAGAACGGTTCGAGCTTTATACAAAACAAGGTGCCAAATTCTTTTTCCATCCGAATACAGCGATGTTCAGAGCTAAACGCTTTTTACGAGGGGAGCGGGAGCCTATGCTTCGGGCAGCTGATTTATCGGAAGGGGATACGTTTTTAGATTGCACACTTGGGCTGGGTTCGGATGCCATTATCGCAAGTATGGCAGTAGGCGAAACGGGTTCTGTGATTGGGATTGAAAAAAACCATCTTGTGTCCGTTCTCGTGAGGACGGGACTGCAGGCATGGGAAACGGACATAGTTGAGCTTCAAGCTGCAATGAGTAGAATCCAAGTCAAGAATGGAGATTGCCATGAATACATCAAGCAGCTGCCTGACAACTCTGTTGATGTGATCTATTTCGACCCAATGTTTCATGAGCCTGTAGAGACGTCTGATGGCATCGCGCCTTTACGGGACTTGGCAGAGGATTCGCTTTTGGATGAAGGATGGATCAAAGAAGCGGTACGCGTTTCTAGAAAAAGGGTTGTGCTGAAAGACCACTGGAAAAGCCCGCGATTTGAACAGTTTGGTTTTAACGTCATCAAAAGAAAAACGGCGCTGTTCCATTATGGCGTCATTCAAGCCGCAAGTAAAACAAGCCCGTGA
- a CDS encoding YpjP family protein — protein MKLWMRKTLVVLFTIVTFGLVSPPAALMADKPSGQPSSLEQNDYTAFYDEHDLYDGESEDRRDPELLFQTYKEQLFDSAQDQSLLKFGSKIAPVIEDDYRKEILPKIENVISDYLTTLQDDEAYQDVVISSTPSAGKTEKIFNVYNRTTGEDLLRFHVRRDHPPHEGYWFNFHYHTAEDGFQSHHELGSIYWDRNTPPNWMSA, from the coding sequence ATGAAATTGTGGATGAGAAAGACCCTTGTGGTTTTATTTACCATCGTAACGTTCGGGCTCGTATCTCCTCCGGCTGCTCTTATGGCGGACAAGCCCTCTGGACAGCCGAGCAGTCTTGAGCAGAACGATTACACCGCTTTTTATGATGAGCATGACCTGTACGATGGTGAGTCGGAAGACAGGCGAGATCCTGAATTGCTTTTTCAAACGTACAAGGAACAGCTCTTTGACAGCGCTCAGGATCAGTCTCTATTGAAATTCGGTAGCAAAATCGCTCCGGTCATTGAGGATGACTATCGGAAAGAGATCCTTCCGAAAATCGAAAATGTGATTAGTGATTATTTAACGACATTGCAAGATGATGAGGCGTATCAAGATGTTGTGATCTCAAGCACGCCTTCAGCTGGCAAAACGGAGAAAATTTTCAACGTTTACAATCGGACGACTGGAGAAGATCTCCTTAGATTCCATGTGCGCAGAGACCACCCCCCACATGAGGGGTACTGGTTTAATTTTCATTATCATACAGCAGAAGATGGATTTCAATCACATCATGAGCTTGGGAGCATTTACTGGGACCGCAACACGCCTCCCAACTGGATGAGTGCGTAA
- a CDS encoding phosphatidylglycerophosphatase A family protein, with product MKKYTMNEMVDITKDMLNKRGVMIEDIAQIVQKLQEKYNPNLPLSVCMENVEKVLNKREIIHAVLTGLALDQLAEQKLLPEPLQHLVETDEPLYGIDEIIPLSIVNVYGSIGLTNFGYLDKEKTGIIKELDESPDGIHTFLDDIVAALAAAAASRIAHTHQDLQDEEKEQDEKPVVR from the coding sequence GTGAAAAAGTACACAATGAATGAAATGGTCGATATAACAAAAGATATGCTGAACAAACGTGGCGTTATGATTGAAGATATTGCACAGATTGTTCAAAAACTTCAGGAAAAATACAATCCAAATCTGCCGCTCAGTGTATGTATGGAGAATGTAGAAAAAGTGCTGAACAAACGTGAAATTATCCATGCTGTTTTGACAGGCCTTGCGCTTGATCAGCTCGCTGAGCAGAAACTTCTTCCGGAACCGCTACAGCACCTCGTTGAAACGGATGAACCACTTTACGGCATAGATGAAATCATCCCTCTATCAATCGTGAATGTATACGGGTCGATCGGCCTCACCAACTTCGGTTATCTGGATAAAGAGAAGACAGGAATCATTAAAGAACTTGATGAGAGTCCAGACGGTATTCATACCTTTTTAGATGATATTGTGGCAGCCCTTGCAGCAGCGGCTGCGAGCAGAATTGCCCATACGCATCAGGATCTGCAAGATGAAGAAAAAGAACAGGATGAAAAGCCTGTTGTCAGATGA
- a CDS encoding thymidylate synthase, giving the protein MKQYKDLCRHVLEHGEEKGDRTGTGTVSTFGYQMRFHLQDGFPMLTTKKLHFKSIAHELLWFLKGDTNVRYLQENGVRIWNEWADENGELGPVYGSQWRSWQGADGETVDQISRLIEDIRTNPNSRRLIVSAWNVGEIDKMALPPCHCLFQFYVSDGKLSCQLYQRSADVFLGVPFNIASYALLTMMVAHVTGLEPGEFIHTFGDVHIYQNHIEQINLQLTRDVRPLPKLRFAREVDSIFNFAFEDFIIEDYDRHPHIKGAVSV; this is encoded by the coding sequence ATGAAACAGTATAAGGATTTATGCAGACATGTTTTAGAGCATGGCGAAGAAAAGGGAGACCGGACAGGGACCGGCACAGTCAGCACCTTCGGATATCAAATGAGATTTCATTTACAGGACGGCTTTCCGATGCTGACCACAAAAAAACTCCACTTTAAATCGATTGCGCATGAGCTGCTTTGGTTTTTAAAAGGAGATACCAATGTACGGTACTTGCAGGAAAACGGAGTGCGGATCTGGAATGAGTGGGCTGATGAAAACGGCGAGCTCGGACCTGTATATGGTTCACAATGGCGTTCTTGGCAGGGAGCTGACGGGGAAACTGTTGATCAAATTTCCCGCCTTATAGAAGATATTAGGACAAATCCGAACTCCAGACGCTTAATCGTCAGCGCATGGAATGTTGGTGAAATTGATAAAATGGCGTTGCCGCCGTGTCATTGCTTGTTCCAATTCTACGTGTCTGACGGGAAGCTGTCCTGTCAGCTGTATCAGCGCTCTGCTGATGTTTTCCTCGGTGTGCCGTTTAATATTGCTTCTTATGCCTTGTTAACCATGATGGTTGCTCATGTGACTGGGCTTGAACCGGGCGAGTTTATTCATACATTTGGCGATGTTCATATATATCAAAATCATATTGAACAGATCAACTTACAGCTGACAAGAGACGTTCGCCCGCTTCCAAAGCTTCGTTTCGCCAGAGAGGTTGATTCCATCTTCAATTTTGCGTTTGAGGACTTTATCATCGAGGATTATGATCGGCATCCTCACATTAAAGGGGCGGTGAGCGTATGA
- the dfrA gene encoding dihydrofolate reductase DfrA has translation MISFIFAMDANRLIGKDNDLPWRLPNDLAYFKKVTSGHSIIMGRKTFESIGRPLPNRKNIVVTSAPASKFPGCTVVSSLKDVLDICSGPEECFVIGGAQLYTALFPYADRLYMTKIHHKFEGDRHFPEFDETNWKLISSEQGIKDEKNRYDYEFLVYEKKNSSETGGL, from the coding sequence ATGATTTCGTTCATTTTTGCAATGGATGCCAACAGGCTGATTGGCAAAGACAATGATTTGCCGTGGCGTTTGCCAAATGATCTTGCATACTTTAAAAAAGTAACGTCGGGCCATTCCATCATTATGGGCCGGAAAACATTTGAATCGATTGGGCGCCCGCTTCCAAACCGAAAAAATATTGTCGTCACATCAGCGCCGGCTTCAAAATTTCCGGGATGCACGGTTGTCAGTTCCTTAAAGGATGTGCTGGACATTTGTTCGGGCCCTGAGGAATGCTTTGTGATCGGAGGGGCTCAGCTCTATACAGCGCTGTTTCCTTACGCGGACAGGCTTTATATGACGAAAATTCATCACAAATTTGAGGGTGACCGCCATTTCCCTGAATTTGATGAAACCAATTGGAAGCTCATTTCTTCTGAGCAGGGGATAAAGGACGAAAAAAACCGATACGATTACGAATTTCTGGTGTATGAAAAAAAGAATTCTTCTGAAACGGGAGGATTATAA
- a CDS encoding lysophospholipid acyltransferase family protein yields MIRYSWLVVYIVYMLLKNMKQLFNQTMLDPRLSYKKQMTLVYEQPKAFLEGCIGITGSVVTIHQPEPIPHGPVLYVHPHLRLAELALIAGYIEEPAGFIADPKVFRLPFIGQWLDRMDVISGGDSEKVYEDVTKQLEKGQSLILALDGCIDPVELAARYQLPLVMVKTKGTADLQKGSFFKRLKPGNIELSFSKAYIPANEKQLRA; encoded by the coding sequence TTGATTCGCTACAGCTGGCTAGTAGTTTATATTGTGTATATGCTGCTCAAAAATATGAAACAATTATTTAATCAAACGATGCTCGACCCCCGTCTGTCATACAAAAAACAGATGACTCTTGTTTACGAGCAGCCAAAGGCGTTTTTGGAAGGCTGCATCGGCATCACCGGTTCAGTTGTGACGATCCACCAGCCTGAGCCAATACCGCATGGCCCTGTTTTGTATGTGCATCCCCATTTGCGTTTGGCTGAACTGGCCTTGATTGCTGGGTATATTGAGGAACCGGCCGGCTTTATTGCCGATCCAAAAGTATTTCGCTTGCCCTTTATCGGACAATGGCTAGATCGGATGGATGTGATTTCAGGCGGCGATTCAGAAAAAGTATACGAAGATGTGACGAAACAGCTGGAAAAAGGTCAAAGCCTGATTCTTGCGTTAGATGGTTGTATAGACCCTGTAGAACTTGCGGCCCGCTATCAACTTCCGTTGGTGATGGTGAAAACGAAAGGCACAGCTGACCTGCAAAAGGGGTCGTTTTTTAAACGTTTAAAACCGGGAAATATCGAATTGTCCTTTTCAAAAGCTTATATACCTGCAAATGAAAAACAATTACGTGCATAA
- the trhA gene encoding PAQR family membrane homeostasis protein TrhA, translated as MFTIKEEIANAITHGIGVLLSIPALVFLIIFAAQYGSAWDIVSFTIFGVSMLLLYVSSTLLHSITHKKTKDILEIIDHSAIYVLIAGTYTPFLLGPLKGTLGFTLLVIVWSLALGGIVFKIFFVKRFILLSTFVYLIMGWLMIIAVKPLYASLSGAGFSLLFLGGILYSVGTIFYIWKKIPFHHAIWHSFVLGGSAAMFFCVLFYCVKVPFIS; from the coding sequence TTGTTTACAATCAAAGAAGAGATCGCCAATGCCATTACACACGGTATCGGTGTGCTCCTATCCATACCGGCATTAGTGTTTCTGATCATATTTGCGGCTCAATACGGCTCCGCATGGGACATTGTCAGCTTTACAATATTCGGTGTCTCTATGCTGCTGTTATATGTAAGCTCCACACTGCTCCATAGCATCACACATAAAAAGACGAAAGATATTTTGGAGATTATTGATCATAGCGCCATTTATGTACTGATCGCCGGAACCTATACACCTTTTTTGCTGGGGCCGCTGAAAGGAACACTCGGCTTCACCCTGCTGGTTATCGTATGGTCTCTTGCCTTAGGCGGAATCGTTTTTAAAATTTTCTTCGTGAAACGCTTCATCCTTTTGTCAACCTTCGTGTATTTGATTATGGGATGGCTGATGATTATCGCGGTTAAGCCTTTATACGCTTCACTGAGCGGAGCGGGATTCAGCCTTCTTTTTCTCGGCGGCATTTTATACTCTGTCGGCACTATTTTTTATATTTGGAAAAAGATCCCCTTCCATCACGCCATTTGGCATAGCTTTGTATTAGGCGGAAGCGCGGCGATGTTTTTCTGTGTCCTGTTTTATTGTGTGAAAGTCCCGTTTATTTCGTAA
- a CDS encoding sigma 54-interacting transcriptional regulator — protein sequence MNSAPALNTFHNLIGEHQTFLEAKRIAKQFSLTELPVLITGKIGTGKDHVAQAIHQESSRYSEPFISVNCSIHSEESLMRELFGYDGKSGAFQKAAQGTLFLDEVWRMPASVQAQLLKVLDSNTELPRMICAATDGYAEHAFRQDLFYRLNILTLTLPELSERKSDIPLLAQYFLTNSGRQLSVDPSVFSMLERHTFEGNVRELKNAADYMAAVSNGGTIHPYDLPPYIRGTLDGKASKKKEKLLTLMEKAEFLFILETIKVLNEKGEPASRRFISEHSKNTQTSLSPQQVRSRLDYLEKKDYVTKSRGRAGTKITLEGLGFLETLKNQMI from the coding sequence ATGAATAGCGCACCAGCACTCAACACGTTTCATAATCTGATCGGGGAACATCAAACATTTCTAGAAGCAAAACGAATCGCCAAGCAGTTCTCTTTAACGGAGCTCCCTGTCCTCATAACAGGAAAAATCGGAACAGGGAAAGATCATGTTGCACAAGCGATCCATCAGGAATCCTCGAGATACAGCGAACCTTTTATTAGCGTCAATTGCAGCATCCATTCAGAAGAAAGCCTGATGCGTGAGCTTTTTGGCTATGACGGTAAATCAGGTGCGTTTCAAAAAGCAGCACAAGGAACCCTTTTTCTTGATGAAGTATGGCGCATGCCTGCTTCTGTACAAGCTCAACTGTTAAAAGTTTTAGATTCAAACACCGAGTTACCGCGGATGATCTGTGCCGCCACAGACGGATACGCGGAACATGCATTCAGACAAGACTTATTTTACAGGCTGAATATATTAACGCTCACACTGCCCGAGTTGTCTGAACGAAAAAGTGATATACCGCTTTTGGCACAATATTTTCTTACAAACTCCGGGCGGCAATTGTCCGTTGATCCCTCAGTCTTTTCGATGCTTGAGCGGCACACATTTGAAGGCAATGTCAGGGAATTAAAAAACGCCGCAGATTATATGGCGGCAGTCTCAAACGGGGGAACGATTCATCCATATGACCTGCCTCCATATATTAGGGGCACGTTAGACGGAAAAGCGTCGAAGAAAAAAGAGAAGCTGCTGACTTTAATGGAAAAAGCCGAGTTTTTATTTATTTTGGAAACAATAAAAGTGTTAAACGAAAAAGGAGAACCAGCCAGCAGACGGTTCATCTCGGAACACAGCAAAAACACCCAAACCTCGTTATCTCCGCAGCAGGTCAGGAGCCGTCTCGATTATTTGGAGAAAAAAGATTATGTCACAAAAAGCCGCGGACGCGCCGGCACTAAAATTACGTTAGAAGGTTTGGGCTTTCTGGAAACGCTAAAAAATCAAATGATCTAG
- the ilvA gene encoding threonine ammonia-lyase IlvA, producing the protein MKPLLKENSLIQVKDILKAHQNVKDVVIHTPLQRNERLSERYECNIYLKREDLQVVRSFKLRGAYHKMKQLSSEQTENGIVCASAGNHAQGVAFSCKHLGIHGKIFMPSTTPRQKISQVELFGKGFIDIILTGDTFDDAYKSAVECCEAELRTFIHPFDDPDVMAGQGTLAVEILNDIDTEPHFLFASVGGGGLLSGVGTYLKNVSPETKLIAVEPEGAASYFESNKAGHVVTLDKIDKFVDGAAVKKIGEETFQTLESVVDDILLVPEGKVCTSILELYNECAIVAEPAGALSVAALDLYKDELKGKNVVCVVSGGNNDIGRMQEMKERSLIFEGLQHYFIVNFPQRAGALREFLDEVLGPNDDITRFEYTKKNNKSNGPALVGIELQNKADYGPLIERMNKKAFHYVEVNKDEDLFHLLI; encoded by the coding sequence ATGAAACCGTTGCTTAAAGAAAACTCTCTCATCCAAGTGAAAGACATTTTGAAAGCCCATCAAAACGTGAAGGATGTTGTGATCCACACACCTTTGCAAAGGAACGAAAGACTTTCTGAGAGATATGAATGCAATATCTATTTGAAACGTGAAGACTTGCAAGTTGTCAGATCTTTTAAGCTCAGAGGGGCTTATCATAAAATGAAACAGCTTTCCAGCGAGCAGACGGAGAACGGAATTGTATGTGCCAGTGCCGGAAACCATGCTCAAGGTGTAGCGTTCTCATGTAAACATCTTGGCATTCATGGGAAAATCTTTATGCCGTCGACAACGCCGAGACAAAAAATTTCTCAAGTTGAACTGTTTGGAAAAGGATTTATCGACATTATTTTGACAGGTGATACGTTTGACGATGCGTATAAAAGCGCTGTTGAATGTTGTGAGGCGGAATTGCGGACGTTTATCCATCCGTTCGATGATCCGGATGTGATGGCCGGCCAGGGAACGCTGGCGGTAGAGATTTTAAACGATATTGATACAGAACCGCATTTTCTTTTTGCAAGTGTCGGAGGGGGAGGCCTCCTCTCAGGGGTAGGCACTTATTTGAAAAATGTGTCTCCAGAAACAAAGTTGATTGCTGTTGAGCCGGAAGGAGCGGCATCCTATTTTGAATCAAACAAAGCGGGGCATGTCGTCACACTTGATAAAATTGATAAATTTGTAGATGGAGCAGCTGTTAAAAAAATTGGGGAGGAAACATTCCAGACTCTGGAATCAGTCGTGGATGACATTCTCCTTGTCCCAGAAGGGAAAGTATGTACTTCCATTCTTGAATTATATAACGAATGTGCGATTGTTGCTGAACCGGCCGGTGCTCTTTCTGTCGCGGCGCTTGATTTGTACAAGGATGAATTGAAAGGCAAAAATGTGGTGTGTGTAGTCAGCGGGGGCAATAACGATATCGGAAGAATGCAGGAAATGAAGGAGCGATCCTTGATTTTTGAAGGACTTCAGCATTATTTTATCGTCAATTTTCCGCAAAGAGCGGGAGCACTCCGCGAATTTCTTGATGAAGTCCTCGGGCCGAATGATGACATTACACGGTTTGAGTATACGAAGAAAAATAATAAAAGCAACGGACCTGCTCTTGTCGGCATCGAGCTGCAGAACAAGGCCGATTATGGGCCGCTGATTGAACGAATGAACAAAAAAGCGTTTCATTATGTAGAAGTGAATAAGGATGAGGACTTGTTTCATTTGCTGATCTAA
- a CDS encoding DUF2535 family protein, with protein sequence MLLKSLEFKRSDGIQVKVTEIPVLKEDEHYFFMLHHHLQFYLKEVFSSNSRTKVYSFRQDMKRRMKWADYQAVFHQEVLKYNA encoded by the coding sequence TTGTTACTCAAAAGCCTAGAGTTCAAACGCAGTGACGGGATTCAGGTGAAAGTGACAGAGATACCTGTATTAAAGGAAGATGAGCACTATTTCTTTATGTTACATCACCATTTGCAGTTCTACTTAAAAGAAGTGTTTTCATCAAACAGCAGGACAAAAGTGTATTCTTTCCGACAAGATATGAAGCGCCGGATGAAATGGGCTGATTATCAGGCTGTTTTTCATCAAGAGGTGTTAAAGTACAACGCGTAA
- a CDS encoding SCO family protein, with protein MKVIKGLIVGLCILLLGACGGQQITDPLNYEVEPFTFQNQDGKDVSLKSLKGEVWLADFIFTNCETVCPPMTAHMTDLQKKLKAENIDVRIVSFSVDPENDKPKQLKKFAANYPLSFDNWDFLTGYSQSEIEAFALKSFKAIVKKPEGKDQVIHQSSFYLVGPDGKVLKDYNGVENTPYDDIIADVKSASTLK; from the coding sequence ATGAAGGTGATCAAAGGTTTAATAGTAGGGCTGTGTATTCTGCTTTTGGGTGCCTGCGGAGGACAACAAATTACAGATCCGCTTAATTACGAGGTGGAGCCTTTTACATTTCAAAACCAAGACGGCAAGGATGTTTCATTAAAGAGTTTAAAAGGAGAAGTATGGCTGGCGGATTTTATTTTTACTAATTGTGAAACTGTATGTCCGCCGATGACTGCTCATATGACCGATTTGCAAAAAAAACTAAAAGCCGAGAATATAGATGTCCGGATCGTATCCTTTAGTGTTGACCCGGAAAACGATAAGCCAAAACAGCTGAAGAAATTCGCGGCGAATTATCCGCTATCTTTTGACAACTGGGATTTCCTCACGGGATACAGCCAGAGTGAAATTGAGGCGTTCGCGCTTAAAAGTTTCAAAGCGATAGTGAAAAAACCGGAGGGAAAAGACCAAGTCATTCATCAATCTTCCTTTTATTTGGTGGGTCCGGACGGTAAGGTGCTAAAAGATTACAATGGAGTGGAAAATACACCGTACGATGATATTATCGCGGATGTGAAATCAGCCAGCACACTCAAGTAA
- a CDS encoding SGNH/GDSL hydrolase family protein has translation MKLRIFSLMASLILLLTACTSIRTASEGKQKANEPKTKEHIVIAAVGDSLTEGVGDPAGKGYVGMVADSIRSDKQVKTVDVKNYAVKGNRSDDLLEKLKDKKVQKGIKDADYVFFTIGGNDLMKVLHQNFLQLTMEPFQEAEKPYEKRFKKIISEIRELNDHAELIYVSMYNPFTFTLSELNEINGVVTDWNEIAEKELKKDKFAKIIYIEDLFNQKSESSRISEDDDFHPNGTGYSLIAKRVYQAIEKEGLPKE, from the coding sequence TTGAAGCTGCGCATTTTTTCACTCATGGCCAGTTTGATTTTGCTTCTTACTGCTTGTACGAGCATACGTACAGCATCTGAGGGAAAACAAAAAGCTAATGAACCGAAAACGAAAGAGCACATTGTAATAGCGGCTGTCGGAGATTCGCTGACAGAAGGTGTCGGAGATCCCGCGGGTAAGGGATATGTCGGCATGGTTGCGGATTCTATCCGGTCAGATAAACAAGTCAAAACAGTAGACGTAAAAAATTATGCCGTAAAAGGGAACCGTTCTGATGATTTATTAGAGAAATTAAAAGATAAAAAGGTTCAAAAAGGCATAAAGGACGCTGATTATGTCTTTTTTACAATTGGCGGCAATGATTTGATGAAAGTCCTTCACCAAAACTTCCTGCAATTAACCATGGAACCATTTCAGGAAGCGGAAAAACCATATGAAAAGCGTTTTAAAAAAATCATTTCTGAAATTCGGGAACTGAATGATCACGCTGAGCTGATTTATGTCAGCATGTATAATCCGTTTACATTTACGTTATCTGAATTAAATGAAATAAACGGTGTTGTTACTGATTGGAACGAAATAGCTGAAAAAGAGCTGAAAAAAGATAAGTTTGCGAAAATCATTTATATTGAAGATTTATTCAATCAAAAAAGCGAGAGCAGCAGAATTTCAGAGGATGATGATTTTCATCCTAATGGTACGGGTTATTCCCTTATCGCGAAGCGCGTTTATCAAGCCATTGAAAAAGAAGGATTACCGAAAGAGTAG